One region of Phaeocystidibacter marisrubri genomic DNA includes:
- a CDS encoding polyprenyl synthetase family protein, whose product MRDLTQLQELFIKAISEKNFGEEPKNLYEPFHYILNLGGKRLRPVLALLACESFGTKAEEAMDAAMGIELLHNFSLIHDDIMDNAPLRRGRQTVHEKWNLSVGILSGDAMLGASFRYISMVDDRIFRKVFDVFSRTVLEICEGQQWDMDFELRMDVTEAEYIRMIQYKTSVLLGASLEIGALIGGADEVGAEQSYQFGLNLGTSFQIKDDLLDAFGDPEKVGKQVGGDILSNKKTILLIHALRHATGEDRDELLAWLKEDHLPAEKVKAVMEIYQRVGSVRYAEERMESYYRKALNALDECSQHGANITELKNFAEYLYHRDH is encoded by the coding sequence ATGCGAGACTTAACGCAACTTCAAGAGCTGTTTATCAAGGCTATTTCCGAAAAGAATTTTGGAGAAGAACCCAAGAACTTATACGAACCGTTTCACTATATCTTGAACTTAGGAGGCAAGCGACTCCGTCCCGTTCTCGCACTGCTGGCCTGTGAGTCCTTTGGCACAAAAGCCGAAGAGGCTATGGATGCTGCCATGGGTATTGAACTCTTGCACAATTTTTCACTGATTCACGATGATATTATGGACAATGCGCCTCTTCGAAGAGGTCGGCAAACCGTCCATGAAAAGTGGAACCTAAGCGTGGGTATTCTTTCGGGAGATGCCATGTTAGGGGCATCTTTCCGCTACATTTCTATGGTCGATGATCGCATCTTTAGAAAGGTGTTTGACGTTTTTTCACGAACCGTTTTGGAGATCTGCGAAGGTCAGCAGTGGGATATGGATTTTGAATTGAGAATGGATGTTACCGAAGCGGAATACATTCGAATGATTCAATATAAAACCTCAGTTTTGCTCGGTGCATCTCTGGAGATTGGCGCCTTGATTGGCGGGGCAGATGAGGTGGGAGCAGAGCAGTCCTATCAATTCGGATTGAACCTAGGGACATCCTTTCAGATTAAGGATGACCTTTTAGATGCCTTTGGCGATCCAGAGAAAGTAGGGAAACAAGTAGGAGGGGATATTCTTTCCAACAAGAAGACCATCTTGCTGATTCACGCACTGCGTCACGCCACAGGAGAAGATAGAGATGAACTCTTGGCCTGGTTAAAAGAAGACCATCTTCCAGCAGAGAAAGTAAAGGCCGTTATGGAGATCTATCAGCGTGTGGGTTCTGTACGCTATGCCGAAGAGCGAATGGAATCATACTACCGCAAGGCGCTTAATGCCTTAGACGAGTGTTCGCAGCACGGAGCAAATATTACGGAGTTAAAGAACTTTGCCGAGTATCTATATCATCGCGACCACTGA
- a CDS encoding 2-oxoglutarate dehydrogenase E1 component, translated as MDRFSFLGSVHIGFIDDLYEKYLKDPDSIEPSWRSFFQGYDFSREVYGDDPMGAVDSQALDDVRREFLVLDLIQGYRSRGHLFTETNPVRARRKYSPTLDIQNFGLEEADMDREFMAATEVGLPGPAKLSVIVKHLQNMYCRSIGVEYMYIRNPEVTNWVKSWLHQNENSTVFNQDEKVRILHKLNEAVAFESFLNTKFVGQKRFSIEGAESLIPAMEFTIDYAAQGGVEEFVVGMAHRGRLNVLSNIFGKPRKQIFSEFEGKAFVEDEFDGDVKYHLGYSTTKQLAGHEVKLNLAPNPSHLEAVDPVVEGIARAKINNDYNGDQSKVMPILIHGDAAVAAQGVVYEVIQMEGLSGYATGGTLHIVINNQVGFTTNYLDARSSTYCTDIAKVILAPVLHVNGDDPEALVHAMRFAVEYRQKFNKDVFIDLLCYRKYGHNEGDEPRFTQPLLYKEISRHPNPREIYSKKLMEFHDLQESVLTEMEKEFKAMLEEDFDESKKIEKNFITPFMESDWSEYRQSVPEDFELSPETGLKVETLKKIAETITTLPNDLKFINKIKRLFKDRNAQVFERNSLDWGMGELMAYGSLIVEGFNVRISGEDVERGTFSHRHAIVKVEDSEQRVCRLDEIPGREGRFAIYNSLLSEYAVLGFDYGYAMASPKTLTIWEAQFGDFANGAQIIIDQFLAAAEDKWKVQNGLVMLLPHGYEGQGAEHSSARLERFLQLCAQYNMQVANITTPANFYHALRRQMHRPFRKPLVVMSPKSLLRHPKVVSSLEEFSSGRFQEVIDDTQIDAKKAEKVVFVSGKLYYDLLAEREERNDETTALVRLEQLYPLPEKQIKDVLAKYAHIDKKIWAQEEPANMGAWTHILWRFPERLELCAPAASAAPAAGSSKTAHARHRQLIESVFNA; from the coding sequence ATGGACAGATTCTCCTTCTTAGGTAGTGTACATATTGGTTTTATTGACGACTTGTACGAAAAGTACCTGAAGGATCCCGATTCGATTGAGCCGAGCTGGCGCTCTTTCTTTCAAGGTTACGACTTTTCGAGAGAGGTGTACGGTGACGACCCGATGGGGGCAGTCGATAGTCAGGCTCTTGATGATGTACGAAGAGAGTTTTTAGTTCTCGATCTTATTCAAGGATACCGTTCACGCGGTCACTTGTTTACCGAGACCAACCCTGTACGCGCTCGACGCAAGTACTCGCCAACGCTGGATATCCAGAACTTCGGTTTGGAGGAAGCAGATATGGATCGCGAGTTCATGGCCGCTACAGAAGTTGGACTTCCGGGTCCAGCAAAGCTTAGCGTTATTGTTAAGCATCTTCAAAACATGTACTGCCGCTCTATCGGTGTGGAGTACATGTACATCAGAAATCCAGAGGTTACCAATTGGGTTAAATCATGGCTACATCAGAATGAGAATTCTACCGTCTTTAATCAAGATGAGAAGGTTCGCATTCTTCATAAATTGAACGAGGCAGTAGCTTTTGAATCGTTCTTGAACACAAAGTTCGTAGGACAAAAGCGCTTCTCTATTGAAGGGGCTGAGTCGTTGATTCCCGCAATGGAATTCACCATCGATTACGCTGCACAAGGTGGAGTGGAGGAGTTCGTAGTGGGGATGGCTCACCGCGGGCGTCTTAACGTTCTCTCTAATATTTTCGGAAAGCCGCGCAAGCAGATCTTTTCAGAATTTGAAGGGAAAGCCTTTGTGGAGGATGAATTTGACGGCGACGTTAAGTACCACTTGGGTTACTCAACCACGAAGCAATTAGCGGGTCACGAGGTGAAGTTAAACCTTGCACCAAACCCTTCTCACTTGGAAGCGGTGGACCCAGTTGTTGAAGGTATCGCCCGTGCGAAAATCAACAACGATTACAATGGCGATCAATCTAAAGTGATGCCTATCCTCATTCACGGCGATGCGGCTGTTGCAGCTCAGGGCGTGGTTTATGAGGTGATCCAAATGGAGGGTTTGAGCGGTTATGCAACCGGTGGAACACTTCACATTGTGATTAACAACCAAGTTGGTTTTACCACCAACTATCTCGATGCGCGAAGCAGTACCTACTGTACCGATATCGCCAAGGTAATTCTCGCTCCTGTTCTTCACGTGAACGGCGATGATCCTGAGGCATTGGTACACGCTATGCGTTTCGCCGTAGAATACCGTCAGAAATTCAACAAAGACGTCTTCATTGATTTGTTGTGTTACCGTAAGTACGGTCACAATGAAGGAGATGAACCGCGTTTCACACAACCCTTGTTGTACAAGGAGATCTCTCGCCATCCAAATCCGCGTGAGATTTACAGTAAGAAGTTGATGGAATTCCACGACCTGCAAGAGTCAGTCCTCACCGAAATGGAGAAGGAGTTCAAGGCTATGTTGGAAGAGGATTTCGACGAATCGAAGAAAATCGAGAAGAACTTCATCACTCCATTCATGGAGTCTGATTGGAGTGAATATCGCCAGAGTGTTCCAGAAGATTTCGAGCTTTCACCAGAAACAGGTTTGAAGGTAGAAACGCTCAAGAAAATTGCGGAGACCATCACTACGCTTCCGAACGACTTGAAGTTTATCAATAAGATCAAACGCCTATTCAAGGATAGAAATGCCCAAGTATTCGAGCGCAACAGTCTCGATTGGGGTATGGGAGAGTTGATGGCTTATGGAAGTTTGATAGTTGAAGGTTTCAACGTTCGAATTTCTGGGGAAGACGTAGAACGCGGAACTTTCTCTCACCGTCATGCAATTGTGAAGGTGGAAGATAGCGAGCAACGCGTTTGTCGACTTGATGAGATTCCAGGAAGAGAAGGTCGCTTTGCGATTTACAACTCTCTTCTTTCAGAATATGCCGTTCTCGGATTTGACTATGGTTACGCTATGGCTAGTCCGAAAACATTGACCATTTGGGAAGCCCAGTTTGGTGACTTTGCCAATGGCGCTCAAATTATCATCGACCAATTCTTGGCCGCTGCAGAAGATAAGTGGAAAGTTCAAAACGGACTTGTCATGCTTCTTCCGCACGGTTATGAAGGTCAGGGTGCAGAGCACTCTAGCGCGCGTTTGGAGCGATTCCTTCAATTGTGTGCGCAGTACAACATGCAGGTAGCAAACATTACTACTCCGGCGAACTTCTATCACGCGTTGCGCAGACAAATGCACCGCCCATTCCGCAAGCCACTTGTGGTAATGAGTCCAAAGAGCCTCCTTCGACATCCAAAAGTGGTGTCGAGTTTAGAGGAATTCAGCTCAGGAAGGTTCCAAGAAGTAATTGACGATACCCAAATTGATGCGAAGAAAGCCGAGAAGGTCGTATTTGTATCTGGTAAATTGTACTATGATTTGTTGGCAGAACGCGAAGAGCGCAACGACGAAACCACTGCATTGGTTCGCCTAGAGCAGCTTTATCCATTGCCAGAAAAGCAAATCAAAGATGTACTTGCGAAGTACGCTCACATTGACAAGAAGATTTGGGCGCAAGAAGAACCGGCAAACATGGGGGCATGGACACATATTTTGTGGAGATTCCCAGAGCGTTTGGAATTGTGTGCTCCAGCGGCGAGCGCAGCTCCAGCGGCAGGTTCCTCTAAGACGGCACATGCTCGTCACCGCCAATTAATTGAATCCGTTTTCAACGCATAA
- the odhB gene encoding 2-oxoglutarate dehydrogenase complex dihydrolipoyllysine-residue succinyltransferase, whose translation MIVEIKVPSPGESISEVEIASWLVASGDYVEKDQEIAEIDSDKATLALPSEESGVIELVVGDGEVVQVGQVIAKIDTSAAAPEGASTPKEEKKEAAPNPGPVAEAPKADEKSYAAGTPSPAAKKILDEKGVDPKSVSGTGKGGRITKDDAVKAEASMGSPGLGNRGSERKRMSSLRRKLAQRLVSVKNETAMLTTFNEVDMKPIFDLRAEYKDAFKEKHGVGLGFMSFFTLAMVHALNEFPQVNSMIDGDELVTFDYKDISIAVSGPKGLMVPVIRNAENLSFAGVEKEVKRLAIRVRDGEITVDEMTGGTFTITNGGVFGSMMSTPIINPPQSAILGMHNIVERPVAVDGKVEIRPIMYVALSYDHRVIDGRESVGCLVAMKEALENPAEILMGGDPKKALGL comes from the coding sequence ATGATCGTAGAAATTAAAGTCCCTTCTCCCGGAGAATCTATTTCTGAAGTAGAAATCGCTTCTTGGCTAGTTGCTTCTGGTGACTACGTGGAAAAGGATCAGGAAATCGCTGAGATTGACTCAGACAAAGCCACACTTGCACTTCCTTCAGAAGAGAGCGGTGTGATTGAACTCGTTGTAGGTGATGGTGAAGTCGTTCAAGTGGGTCAAGTAATTGCCAAGATTGACACTTCTGCCGCTGCTCCAGAAGGTGCTTCTACACCGAAAGAGGAGAAGAAGGAAGCTGCACCAAATCCAGGTCCAGTTGCCGAAGCTCCAAAGGCCGATGAGAAATCATACGCTGCCGGAACTCCTTCTCCAGCAGCTAAGAAAATCCTCGACGAAAAAGGAGTAGATCCAAAGAGCGTATCAGGCACCGGAAAAGGTGGAAGAATTACCAAAGACGATGCTGTGAAAGCAGAGGCTTCTATGGGTTCACCAGGTCTTGGAAACCGCGGTTCAGAGCGCAAGAGAATGAGTTCGCTTCGTCGCAAGCTCGCTCAGCGCTTGGTAAGCGTGAAGAATGAAACGGCGATGTTGACCACTTTCAACGAAGTGGACATGAAGCCAATCTTCGATTTGCGTGCTGAGTACAAGGATGCCTTTAAAGAAAAGCATGGAGTGGGTCTTGGCTTCATGAGCTTCTTTACCCTTGCCATGGTTCATGCTCTAAATGAGTTCCCGCAAGTGAATAGTATGATCGACGGTGACGAGCTCGTTACTTTTGATTACAAGGATATTTCTATCGCCGTTTCAGGTCCAAAAGGTCTGATGGTTCCAGTGATTCGCAACGCGGAGAACTTGAGCTTTGCAGGTGTGGAAAAAGAAGTGAAGCGCTTGGCAATTCGTGTTCGTGACGGTGAGATTACTGTAGACGAAATGACGGGTGGTACATTTACCATCACCAACGGTGGTGTATTTGGTTCTATGATGTCTACACCAATTATCAACCCTCCTCAAAGTGCCATCTTGGGAATGCACAACATCGTTGAGCGTCCAGTGGCTGTGGATGGAAAGGTTGAGATTCGCCCAATTATGTACGTGGCATTGAGCTACGATCACCGCGTAATTGACGGTCGTGAATCGGTAGGTTGTTTGGTGGCTATGAAAGAAGCACTAGAGAATCCAGCTGAAATCCTGATGGGTGGAGATCCGAAGAAAGCTCTCGGATTGTAA
- a CDS encoding TraB/GumN family protein: MFRFLLLIALFPLCGFSQINKDYQGLLWKISGNGLDEPSYLYGTMHVSNRVAFHLSETFFDAIDNADIIALETNPDTWVKDMTSSSLYRDYVGISFQFSGPGVPLYESFIPNEPQQQELEYYLSRDQDLLNNLLYRLNTYEQDFSENTYLDLFIFQAGMKSGKKIVPLEDYEESFKQVMMSSRRDKDAVYITPRQAEDMLGDYSDWQMLLDDAYRRGDLDLLDTTYTLLYPGKYYKKYMLHVRNAIMVEGMDSLMNEGVLFTGVGAAHLPGDQGVINLLRQKGYTVEPVDRAVTATSISRKDGIDEVIHTTELRSFESDDHFVRTRVPGEMTKLLSKPFQEYVFADMVNGGYYSLRRINTFGMLNGKDENFYFGKLDSMLFENIPGKILSKDTIEVSGYPALEIRNETRTGDHQHYQIVCTPLEILIFKVGGHKEFANSELPEAFFKNIELRAVESTEKYQPNSGGLEVNLPGRLRTELYPGVFEEANNTFWAQSYDEGDYYAVGVRQYYDFSYLEEDDFELTYMVEKWADERDLEIDELTVEGGELAFSRFELSTKKGTYYGEVHIQGPKYVMLITTAEKKAKRNDFFSSFQFTPFVYSDEFVEYKDSVYHIVMESPVDLNNYDSFFEGLMGGAVRGAGNSDFEGEHKTSVLEYIPTGEDLLIEFTTLPKYASMHSVEEFWEFALSDLLSEKKLTIASDSTLYTIEKDGYFSQAKAYTFTAPNTERVIKAKLIVENAALYGIYANVQSADYHSEFVDRAFASFRPSDDTIIGLPITMSKADLFFEALDSHDSTQVYQASKSVRDVWFGADDSERIKEYLSNYVEDGFTRRTRLALIHKLSTMDNVNANIPYLEDLYYEKLDSSSYQFEILETLLEFDTKEAVESFNKLILDEPPFTTNEYTYSSLFHEFNDSLELAPSIYPDILTLADFEDYRLQIYDLLADLLDSGLVEGSDYQLKYETLLLFAKVELKKQHAKDEVQRGLYGSSSSTNRALSIYTKLLTPYKEEDEVQDHFRKIASIRSKRVLAELLVVTDPHEEVEDSTWSFVASDPKAFYKVYPYLQENDKLDLLEDQYQSRDALAKSILANRNYRNYDSISFIQSEKIDIKPCAAEVFFFRAKNDDDQLWRLFYVVVEDKEVMDTEYVIIEEAETYNESHGILDEIIEDALDDIRLYDRERASTSNPYMSYY, from the coding sequence ATGTTCAGATTTTTGCTGCTCATCGCCCTCTTTCCCCTTTGCGGATTTTCTCAAATTAATAAAGATTACCAAGGCCTACTCTGGAAGATTTCTGGAAATGGACTGGATGAACCTTCCTATTTGTACGGAACGATGCACGTGAGCAATCGCGTTGCTTTCCACCTGAGTGAAACATTCTTTGATGCAATCGACAATGCAGATATCATTGCTCTAGAAACCAATCCGGATACTTGGGTGAAAGACATGACGTCATCCTCACTCTACCGTGATTATGTAGGGATTTCATTTCAGTTTTCTGGGCCAGGGGTTCCACTCTATGAGTCTTTCATCCCCAATGAACCTCAACAGCAGGAGTTGGAGTATTACTTGTCAAGAGATCAAGACCTCTTGAACAACCTTTTGTATCGACTCAATACGTATGAGCAAGACTTCTCGGAAAACACCTACCTCGATCTTTTCATTTTCCAAGCGGGGATGAAGAGCGGAAAGAAGATCGTTCCATTGGAAGATTACGAAGAGTCGTTTAAGCAAGTGATGATGTCGAGCCGCAGGGACAAGGATGCCGTGTACATCACGCCTCGACAGGCTGAAGATATGTTGGGAGACTATTCCGACTGGCAGATGTTGTTGGATGATGCCTATCGCCGTGGGGATTTAGACTTACTAGATACGACTTACACGCTTCTCTATCCGGGTAAATACTACAAGAAGTATATGCTTCACGTGCGTAATGCCATCATGGTAGAAGGAATGGATTCATTGATGAATGAAGGCGTTCTTTTTACAGGAGTGGGTGCAGCTCACCTTCCTGGCGATCAAGGAGTGATTAACCTACTTCGCCAAAAGGGGTATACTGTAGAGCCAGTAGATCGCGCAGTAACCGCAACCAGTATTAGTCGCAAGGATGGAATTGATGAAGTGATTCACACGACGGAATTGCGTTCATTCGAATCTGATGACCATTTTGTCCGTACTCGAGTACCGGGAGAAATGACCAAATTACTGAGTAAGCCGTTCCAGGAATATGTATTTGCAGATATGGTGAACGGTGGATACTACAGTCTCCGAAGAATCAACACTTTTGGAATGTTGAATGGGAAAGATGAGAACTTCTACTTTGGGAAGTTGGACAGCATGCTCTTCGAGAATATCCCTGGTAAAATTCTGAGTAAGGACACCATTGAAGTGTCGGGATATCCGGCCTTAGAAATTCGAAACGAGACCCGAACTGGAGATCATCAACATTACCAAATTGTATGCACCCCATTGGAGATATTAATTTTCAAGGTAGGAGGGCACAAAGAGTTTGCGAATTCAGAACTTCCCGAGGCCTTCTTTAAAAATATTGAATTGAGAGCCGTTGAATCGACGGAGAAATACCAACCTAACTCAGGTGGATTGGAGGTGAACTTGCCAGGAAGACTGAGGACAGAATTGTACCCAGGCGTTTTTGAAGAAGCGAACAATACCTTTTGGGCACAGTCGTATGACGAAGGGGATTATTATGCTGTAGGTGTTCGTCAGTACTATGATTTCTCCTATTTGGAAGAAGACGACTTTGAGCTCACTTACATGGTAGAGAAGTGGGCCGATGAGCGTGATTTAGAGATCGATGAATTGACGGTTGAAGGAGGCGAGTTGGCTTTCAGCCGTTTTGAACTGAGTACGAAGAAAGGCACGTATTACGGGGAGGTTCACATTCAAGGACCAAAGTATGTGATGCTGATTACCACCGCAGAGAAGAAGGCAAAGCGAAATGATTTCTTCTCATCTTTTCAATTTACCCCCTTCGTTTATAGCGACGAATTTGTGGAGTACAAGGATAGCGTGTATCACATTGTGATGGAGTCGCCTGTAGATTTGAACAACTACGATTCTTTCTTCGAAGGTTTAATGGGAGGGGCAGTGCGCGGTGCCGGCAATTCCGATTTTGAGGGAGAACATAAAACCAGTGTTTTAGAATACATCCCTACAGGCGAGGATTTGCTCATTGAGTTTACTACACTGCCGAAGTATGCGTCGATGCATAGTGTAGAAGAATTCTGGGAGTTTGCTTTGAGCGATTTACTATCCGAAAAGAAACTTACCATCGCTAGCGATAGCACTTTATACACCATTGAGAAAGATGGTTATTTCAGTCAAGCGAAGGCCTACACCTTCACTGCTCCCAATACTGAAAGAGTGATTAAAGCTAAGCTTATTGTAGAAAACGCAGCATTGTACGGGATTTATGCAAACGTTCAATCTGCCGATTACCACTCAGAATTTGTCGATAGAGCTTTCGCAAGTTTCCGCCCTTCTGACGATACCATTATTGGACTTCCGATTACCATGAGCAAGGCGGATTTGTTCTTTGAAGCCTTAGACAGCCATGATAGCACTCAGGTGTATCAAGCGAGTAAGTCTGTTCGGGATGTATGGTTTGGGGCCGACGATTCTGAGCGGATTAAAGAGTACTTGAGTAATTATGTAGAAGACGGATTTACGAGGAGAACTCGATTGGCATTGATTCATAAATTGAGCACTATGGATAATGTCAACGCCAATATTCCATATTTGGAAGACTTGTACTACGAGAAGCTAGACTCTTCATCGTACCAATTCGAGATTCTTGAAACTCTACTGGAGTTCGATACGAAAGAAGCGGTGGAGAGTTTCAATAAGTTAATCTTAGATGAACCACCATTTACCACCAATGAATATACATATTCTTCCTTGTTTCACGAGTTTAATGATTCTTTGGAATTGGCTCCATCTATCTATCCAGATATTCTAACGTTAGCTGATTTTGAAGATTATCGACTTCAGATATATGATTTGTTGGCTGACTTGCTGGACAGTGGCTTGGTAGAAGGATCCGACTATCAATTGAAGTACGAAACCCTTCTGCTATTTGCCAAGGTTGAGCTCAAGAAGCAACACGCAAAGGATGAAGTGCAGAGAGGATTGTATGGAAGCAGCTCCTCTACCAATAGAGCACTTTCGATTTATACCAAGCTACTCACCCCATATAAGGAGGAAGACGAAGTTCAAGATCATTTTAGAAAAATTGCGAGTATTCGAAGCAAGCGTGTTTTAGCGGAGCTGTTAGTGGTGACCGATCCACATGAAGAGGTGGAGGATTCTACTTGGAGTTTCGTAGCGTCTGATCCCAAAGCATTCTACAAAGTCTATCCATACTTACAAGAGAATGATAAACTCGATTTGTTAGAAGACCAATACCAGTCTCGCGATGCATTGGCCAAGAGTATTCTAGCGAATAGAAATTACAGAAATTACGACAGCATCTCTTTCATTCAGAGTGAGAAAATTGATATCAAGCCTTGTGCAGCTGAAGTCTTCTTCTTCCGCGCAAAGAACGATGATGATCAACTGTGGAGGCTGTTCTATGTGGTGGTAGAAGACAAAGAAGTAATGGATACAGAATATGTGATCATCGAAGAAGCGGAGACCTATAATGAAAGTCACGGTATCCTTGATGAAATCATCGAAGATGCGCTGGATGATATTCGCTTATATGATAGGGAAAGGGCGTCTACAAGCAATCCATATATGTCATATTACTAG